A portion of the Thunnus maccoyii chromosome 20, fThuMac1.1, whole genome shotgun sequence genome contains these proteins:
- the LOC121887271 gene encoding carbohydrate sulfotransferase 15-like, whose translation MTQMDYKYSLLGSSVDDYRKRPLLLQVDDTPMNLFAVLEVKRELPRRWSTLGCFRKIRLYSFLFGLAVMFLIMASYILTGDKKGLLLTPSPYHFSSLVSPGPFAFNLSSVKDYAHIKLVVKSITSKVEFRSSRQLPELKALVNSEPHMFSVIPRKFLPGVKNPCWYEDYTGNITSDPYRTNLYARYSRRFRTVFQHLRNTFREHLFHRGGKHYRMRCLPYFYIIGQPKCGTTDLYDRLRLHPDVKFTTFKEPHWWTRKRFGIIRLSEGFHDRYPVEDYLDLFDQAAYQIQGNLTANASGTPNQPNIIIGEASASTMWDNNAWVYFYDNTTEGEPPFLIQDFVHALQPDSRFIVMLRDPVERLYSDYLYFGIANKSAEDFHEKVSESLQLFEGCLTEYTMRSCVYNTTVNNAMPVRLQVGLYIVYLMDWLTVFSREQILVLRLEDHASNRKYTMHKVFDFLNLGPLTKEIESEITRSPASNTRRPADKNLGPMLAITKEILRDFYTPFNEKLAKVLRNDSFLWENNSKL comes from the exons ATGACACAGATGGACTACAAATACAGCCTGCTGGGCTCCTCGGTGGACGACTACCGAAAGAGGCCACTTCTACTGCAGGTGGACGACACTCCCATGAACCTGTTCGCCGTCCTGGAGGTGAAACGGGAGCTGCCAAGGAGGTGGAGCACCTTGGGGTGCTTCCGCAAGATCCGGCTCTACAGCTTCCTATTCGGCCTGGCCGTCATGTTCCTCATCATGGCCTCGTACATTTTGACGGGGGACAAGAAGGGCCTCCTCCTCACTCCGTCCCCCTATCATTTCAGCAGCCTGGTCAGCCCCGGGCCCTTTGCCTTCAACCTCTCGTCAGTCAAGGACTACGCACATATTAAACTGGTGGTCAAGTCCATCACATCCAAGGTGGAGTTTCGCAGTAGTCGACAGCTCCCAGAGCTCAAGGCACTGGTTAACAGTGAGCCACAT ATGTTTTCGGTTATCCCCCGCAAATTCCTGCCTGGTGTCAAGAACCCCTGCTGGTACGAGGACTACACTGGGAATATCACTTCGGACCCATACAGGACAAACTTGTACGCGCGCTATTCGAGGCGCTTCCGGACCGTGTTTCAGCACTTGAGGAACACTTTCCGAGAACATTTGTTTCACCGCGGCGGGAAACATTACCGCATGCGGTGCCTCCCTTATTTCTATATCATTGGCCAACCAAAGTGTGGCACAACAGACCTGTATGACAGACTGAGACTGCACCCAGATGTCAAGTTCACCACTTTCAAAGAGCCACACTGGTGGACCCGCAAGAGGTTTG GTATCATCCGTCTGAGCGAGGGCTTCCATGATCGCTATCCAGTGGAGGACTACCTGGACTTGTTTGATCAGGCTGCTTACCAAATTCAAGGCAACCTTACTGCAAATGCCAGTGGAACCCCCAACCAACCAAACATCATCATAG GAGAAGCCAGTGCGTCCACCATGTGGGACAACAACGCCTGGGTGTATTTCTATGACAACACCACAGAGGGAGAACCACCCTTCCTTATCCAGGACTTCGTCCACGCCCTGCAGCCTGATTCCCGCTTCATTGTCATGCTCAGGGACCCAGTGGAAAG GCTCTACTCTGACTACCTTTACTTTGGTATTGCCAATAAGTCTGCAGAGGATTTCCATGAGAAGGTGTCAGAGTCTCTGCAGTTATTTGAGGGGTGCCTTACAGAGTACACAATGCGCTCTTGTGTGTACAACACTACTGTCAACAATGCCATGCCG GTCAGATTGCAGGTTGGCCTGTACATTGTGTACTTGATGGACTGGCTGACCGTCTTCAGCAGGGAACAGATTCTGGTCTTGAGGTTGGAAGACCATGCCTCTAACAGGAAATATACAATGCACAAAGTCTTTGATTTCCTTAACCTAG gaCCACTGACAAAAGAAATAGAGTCAGAGATCACAAGAAGTCCTGCGTCAAACACCAGGAGGCCGGCTGACAAAAACCTTGGACCCATGTTGGCCATCACTAAAGAGATCTTGCGGGATTTCTACACTCCGTTCAATGAGAAACTGGCCAAAGTGCTGCGGAATGACTCCTTCCTCTGGGAGAACAACTCAAAACTCTGA